From the genome of Bordetella sp. H567, one region includes:
- the hpnC gene encoding squalene synthase HpnC — translation MAVDHYENFPVASILLPRRLRAAVGDIYRFARSADDIADEGSADDASRLAALAAYRDELHRIAQGKPGARVVADPALAAIFDPLAATIARHQLPITPFYDLLSAFEQDVTVKRYADEAALLDYCARSANPVGRLMLHLYGAAGPDNLRDADAICTGLQLVNFWQDVHIDWRKERVYLPQDALCRHGVTEEDIATCRLAPAWEALMAEMVARTRALLHSGAPLARRLPGRIGLELRLVVQGGLRILERIERARYDVFMNRPELGARDWGVMMWRAFR, via the coding sequence ATGGCCGTCGATCATTACGAGAACTTCCCCGTTGCATCCATCCTGCTGCCGCGCCGGCTGCGCGCGGCGGTCGGCGATATCTACCGTTTCGCGCGCAGTGCCGACGACATCGCCGATGAAGGCAGCGCGGACGATGCCAGCCGCCTTGCCGCGCTGGCGGCCTATCGGGACGAGCTGCATCGCATCGCCCAGGGCAAGCCCGGCGCGCGCGTGGTGGCCGATCCGGCGCTGGCTGCCATCTTCGACCCCTTGGCCGCCACCATCGCGCGCCATCAATTGCCGATTACGCCTTTCTACGACCTGCTCTCCGCCTTCGAGCAGGACGTGACGGTCAAGCGCTATGCCGACGAGGCCGCGCTGCTGGATTACTGCGCCCGCTCGGCCAATCCCGTCGGGCGCCTGATGCTGCACCTGTACGGCGCCGCGGGCCCGGACAACCTGCGCGATGCCGACGCCATCTGCACGGGCCTGCAATTGGTCAATTTCTGGCAGGACGTGCACATCGATTGGCGCAAGGAACGCGTGTACCTGCCGCAGGATGCGCTGTGCCGCCACGGCGTGACGGAAGAGGACATCGCCACCTGCCGGCTGGCGCCGGCCTGGGAAGCGCTGATGGCCGAGATGGTCGCCCGGACGCGCGCGCTGTTACACTCCGGCGCCCCCCTGGCCCGCAGGCTGCCTGGCCGCATCGGCCTGGAACTGCGCCTGGTGGTACAGGGAGGACTCCGTATACTGGAACGCATCGAGCGGGCACGCTACGACGTGTTCATGAATCGCCCGGAACTGGGCGCGAGGGATTGGGGCGTCATGATGTGGCGCGCTTTCAGGTGA
- the hpnD gene encoding presqualene diphosphate synthase HpnD, with product MTPDEYCQDKAAKSGSSFYYAFLFLPPERRRAITALYAFGREVDDVVDEVSDVSVARIKLAWWRTEIDRLYGGAPEHPVTRALAPHLQAYGIPRDRMLAVVDGMEMDLDQTRYLDWPGLRKYCWHVAGVIGEMSARIFGYTDPSTLAYAEKLGLAFQMTNIIRDVGDDARRGRIYLPVDELQQFDVKAADILNGRYSPGFSALMAFQAARARALYKEAMSALPEADRRAQRPGLMMAAIYHALLDEIERDDWQVLHQRISLTPVRKLWLAWKTWVGGGRGLVRRLSR from the coding sequence ATGACTCCCGACGAATATTGCCAGGACAAGGCCGCCAAGAGCGGATCCAGCTTCTACTACGCCTTTCTCTTCCTGCCGCCGGAACGGCGGCGCGCGATCACCGCGCTGTACGCCTTCGGCCGCGAAGTCGACGACGTGGTCGACGAAGTCAGCGATGTGTCGGTGGCGCGCATCAAGCTGGCATGGTGGCGCACCGAGATCGACCGCCTGTACGGCGGCGCGCCGGAACACCCGGTGACCCGCGCGTTGGCCCCGCATCTGCAGGCCTACGGCATCCCGCGCGACCGCATGCTGGCGGTCGTCGACGGCATGGAAATGGACCTGGACCAGACGCGCTACCTGGACTGGCCGGGCCTGCGCAAATACTGCTGGCACGTGGCGGGCGTCATCGGGGAAATGTCGGCCCGCATTTTCGGCTACACCGATCCGTCCACCCTGGCCTATGCCGAAAAACTGGGCCTGGCCTTCCAGATGACCAACATCATCCGCGATGTGGGCGACGATGCCCGGCGCGGCCGCATCTACCTACCCGTCGACGAACTGCAGCAATTCGACGTCAAGGCGGCGGATATCCTGAACGGCAGGTACTCGCCCGGCTTCAGCGCCTTGATGGCCTTCCAGGCCGCGCGCGCGCGTGCGCTGTACAAGGAGGCGATGTCGGCCCTGCCCGAGGCCGACCGGCGGGCGCAGCGGCCCGGCCTGATGATGGCGGCGATCTACCACGCCCTGCTGGATGAAATCGAACGCGACGACTGGCAGGTCCTGCACCAGCGTATTTCGCTGACCCCCGTGCGCAAGCTGTGGCTGGCATGGAAAACCTGGGTGGGCGGCGGACGGGGACTCGTGCGCCGGTTGTCTCGATGA
- the hpnE gene encoding hydroxysqualene dehydroxylase HpnE: protein MKVAVVGAGWAGLAAATTLHDAGCAVTVYEAAHTPGGRAKRVQHLPHDGFATPLDNGQHILLGAYTDTLALMRRLGCDPDTLLVRQPLCLAALDGGFTLAAPRLPAPWHAAVALLSARGLPWPDRLACLRLMRGLRGAHWRVPRNETVKNLLARYAQPARATRLLWEPLCLAALNTPVELACAQLYANVLRDSLGGPRAATDVLLPRTDLSSLWPEAAAARLTMRYGHAVHTAAPDANGVDIDGERHEAAVIAVPPSVAARILARGPAHELAAGLADMRHAPIATLTLKLDAPWRLPRAMMMLADDPARGHYGQWIFDRTSLAGQHTGHTELTIVVSAATALAEQDREQATRSLIEQVSEHGMRGGLPAMPRVVGTALFIDKRATFLAVPGLARPAQKTAWPTLALAGDWTDTGYPGVLEGAVRSGLRAADALISRAT from the coding sequence ATGAAGGTCGCGGTCGTCGGCGCGGGCTGGGCGGGCCTGGCCGCGGCAACCACCTTGCACGACGCGGGCTGCGCGGTCACGGTGTACGAAGCCGCCCACACGCCCGGCGGCCGCGCGAAACGGGTGCAGCACCTGCCCCACGACGGATTCGCCACGCCGCTGGACAACGGCCAGCATATCCTGCTGGGCGCCTATACCGACACCCTGGCATTGATGCGGCGCCTGGGATGCGATCCCGATACGCTGCTTGTACGCCAGCCGCTATGCCTGGCCGCGCTGGACGGCGGCTTCACGCTGGCCGCGCCCCGCCTGCCGGCGCCGTGGCATGCCGCGGTGGCCCTGCTCTCGGCGCGCGGCCTGCCCTGGCCCGATCGGCTGGCCTGCCTGCGCCTGATGCGTGGCCTGCGCGGCGCGCACTGGCGCGTGCCGCGGAACGAAACCGTCAAAAACCTGCTGGCCCGCTACGCCCAGCCGGCGCGCGCCACGCGCTTGCTGTGGGAGCCGCTGTGCCTGGCCGCGCTCAATACGCCCGTCGAGCTCGCCTGCGCCCAGCTTTATGCCAACGTGTTGCGCGACAGCCTGGGCGGGCCCCGCGCCGCCACCGATGTCCTTCTGCCGCGTACGGACTTGTCCTCCTTGTGGCCGGAGGCCGCGGCGGCGCGCCTGACCATGCGCTACGGCCATGCCGTGCACACGGCGGCTCCCGATGCGAACGGCGTGGACATCGACGGCGAGCGCCATGAGGCGGCGGTGATTGCCGTCCCGCCGTCTGTCGCGGCGCGAATACTGGCGCGCGGCCCCGCCCATGAATTGGCGGCGGGCTTGGCCGATATGCGGCACGCGCCGATCGCTACCTTGACATTGAAGCTGGATGCGCCGTGGAGGCTGCCGCGCGCCATGATGATGCTGGCCGACGATCCTGCGCGCGGCCACTACGGGCAATGGATATTCGACAGGACATCGCTGGCGGGGCAGCATACCGGCCACACGGAACTGACTATCGTGGTCAGCGCGGCGACCGCGCTGGCCGAACAGGACCGCGAGCAAGCCACTCGGTCGCTCATAGAGCAGGTGAGCGAGCACGGTATGCGTGGTGGGTTGCCGGCCATGCCCCGCGTGGTGGGTACGGCCTTGTTCATCGATAAGCGCGCGACCTTCCTGGCCGTGCCGGGCCTGGCGCGCCCCGCGCAAAAAACGGCATGGCCCACACTCGCGCTGGCCGGCGATTGGACGGATACGGGCTATCCCGGCGTGCTGGAAGGCGCGGTGCGCAGCGGCCTGCGCGCGGCGGATGCCCTCATCTCCCGCGCCACGTGA
- the crcB gene encoding fluoride efflux transporter CrcB gives MAVMFSTGNFLAIGIGAALGAWLRWVLGLFFNAGGWPWGTMAANLAGGYLIGVMVALIAAHPDWPAWIRLACITGFLGGLTTFSTFSAETVAFVEEGAYGMALAYAGASLAGSMLLTAAGLCTVRSLA, from the coding sequence ATGGCCGTCATGTTCTCTACCGGGAATTTCCTGGCGATCGGTATCGGTGCCGCCCTGGGCGCGTGGCTGCGCTGGGTCCTGGGGCTGTTCTTCAATGCCGGCGGGTGGCCTTGGGGCACGATGGCGGCGAATCTGGCCGGCGGCTATCTGATCGGCGTGATGGTCGCCCTGATCGCGGCGCACCCCGACTGGCCGGCGTGGATACGGCTGGCATGCATCACCGGCTTCCTGGGTGGGCTGACGACCTTCTCGACCTTTTCGGCGGAAACGGTCGCCTTCGTGGAAGAGGGCGCATACGGGATGGCGTTGGCCTATGCGGGCGCCAGCCTGGCGGGGTCGATGTTATTGACGGCAGCGGGGCTTTGTACGGTTCGCAGCCTGGCCTGA
- a CDS encoding ABC transporter permease, translating into MPALLRWPWPTARSFAVIRRNFLVWRKTALTTTLGDVLDPMVALLALGYGLGGMLPGVAGVPYVTYLSAGSICVGALYGATFEATYSAFSRLQIQRTWDAMLNTPLSLDDVVWAEILWAAAKAMKSGIAILLVVIALDISRAPTLAWIPLILVPMGVLFAAMAMIVSALARGYDFFMYYFTLVVTPMVFLSGVFFPVSQLPAPLVAVMRCLPLSPAVDILRPLVLGQHPPALWRDLAQLLVTAVAAVWVAAVLMRRRLLR; encoded by the coding sequence ATGCCGGCCCTGCTGCGCTGGCCTTGGCCGACGGCGCGCAGTTTCGCCGTGATACGCCGCAATTTCCTGGTGTGGCGCAAGACCGCCCTGACCACCACCCTGGGCGATGTGCTGGACCCCATGGTGGCCTTGCTGGCGCTTGGCTACGGCCTGGGGGGCATGCTGCCCGGCGTGGCAGGGGTGCCCTATGTGACTTACCTGTCGGCCGGCTCGATCTGCGTGGGCGCGCTGTACGGCGCGACCTTCGAGGCTACCTACAGCGCGTTCTCGCGCTTGCAGATACAGCGCACCTGGGATGCGATGCTGAATACCCCCCTCAGCCTGGACGACGTGGTGTGGGCCGAGATCCTGTGGGCGGCGGCCAAAGCCATGAAGAGCGGCATCGCCATCTTGCTGGTGGTGATCGCCCTGGATATTTCGCGTGCGCCGACGCTGGCCTGGATACCGCTGATACTGGTGCCGATGGGCGTACTGTTCGCCGCCATGGCCATGATCGTCAGCGCGCTGGCGCGCGGCTACGACTTCTTCATGTACTACTTCACGCTGGTCGTCACGCCCATGGTGTTTCTTTCGGGCGTGTTCTTTCCCGTGTCCCAGCTGCCGGCTCCCCTGGTCGCCGTGATGCGCTGCCTGCCCCTGTCGCCCGCCGTCGATATCCTGCGGCCCCTGGTGCTGGGGCAGCACCCGCCCGCGTTGTGGCGCGACCTCGCCCAGCTGCTGGTCACCGCCGTGGCGGCGGTGTGGGTGGCGGCCGTGTTGATGCGCCGGCGTTTATTGCGATAA
- a CDS encoding ATP-binding cassette domain-containing protein — MRSTTILPEPDTAALRIEGLRKGYNGRPIVHDLSFFLRRGECYGLLGPNGAGKTTTLRTLLGLTPFDRGRIELLGHAVPAQARQARMGVGVVPQMDNLDPDFTVAENLLVFGRYFGLRDAQIRERIPALLEFAALTAKAHARIGELSGGMKRRLTLARAMINDPALIVMDEPTTGLDPQARHLIWERLKTLLSHGKTILLTTHFMDEAERLCDRLGVIDRGRMIAEGTPTALIGQHVEPQVVEVYGDGLRAWLERERAMLNARIEVSGETAFCYTQDAEPIVRTLRDAPGLRYLHRPANLEDLFLRLTGRDMREDT, encoded by the coding sequence ATGAGATCCACGACGATCCTTCCCGAGCCGGATACGGCGGCCCTGCGCATTGAAGGCTTGCGCAAGGGCTACAACGGGCGGCCCATCGTGCACGACCTTTCCTTTTTCCTGCGGCGCGGCGAATGCTATGGGCTGCTGGGCCCCAACGGCGCCGGCAAGACGACCACGCTGCGCACGCTGCTGGGCCTGACGCCGTTCGATCGCGGGCGCATCGAGCTGCTGGGCCATGCCGTGCCGGCCCAGGCCCGGCAGGCGCGCATGGGGGTCGGCGTCGTGCCGCAGATGGACAACCTGGATCCGGATTTCACCGTGGCGGAGAACCTGCTGGTCTTCGGCCGGTATTTCGGCCTGCGCGATGCGCAGATCCGCGAACGCATCCCCGCGCTGCTGGAATTCGCCGCGCTCACAGCCAAGGCGCACGCGCGCATCGGCGAACTCTCCGGCGGCATGAAGCGGCGCCTGACGCTGGCGCGCGCCATGATCAACGACCCCGCGCTGATCGTGATGGACGAGCCCACCACCGGCCTGGATCCGCAGGCGCGCCATCTGATCTGGGAACGCTTGAAGACCCTGCTCTCGCACGGCAAGACCATCCTGCTGACCACGCACTTCATGGACGAGGCCGAACGGCTGTGCGATCGCCTGGGCGTCATCGACCGCGGCCGGATGATTGCCGAAGGCACGCCGACCGCGCTGATCGGGCAGCATGTCGAACCGCAGGTGGTGGAGGTCTATGGCGACGGCTTGCGCGCCTGGCTGGAGCGCGAGCGTGCCATGTTGAACGCGCGCATCGAGGTCAGCGGCGAAACGGCGTTCTGCTATACCCAGGATGCCGAGCCCATCGTTCGCACCTTGCGCGACGCCCCGGGGCTGCGCTACCTGCATCGGCCGGCCAACCTGGAAGATCTGTTCCTGCGGCTGACGGGCCGCGATATGCGCGAGGATACGTAG
- a CDS encoding D-2-hydroxyacid dehydrogenase family protein, whose product MRIAIPDDYQDCVRSLDCYARLAGHDVTVFHDNVKDIDALAERFRDAEAIVLTRERTQVGEALLRRLPRLRLISQIGKVAPHIDVAACTAHGVAVAEGSGSGAATAELTWALMLASRRHLVTEANRLRAGKWQGTLGQELRGQRLGVWSYGRIGRQVAGYGRAFGMRVWVWGGPDSTRQAREDGIEVAPSREDFFADSDVLTLHLRLGPATQGVIGAGDLAHMKTTALIVNTSRAELIAPGVLEAALRAGRPGYAAVDTFESEPILGADHPLLGMDNALCTPHLGFVEKDNYEAYFGTAFDNINAYCAGTPTHLVNPDVLRIQR is encoded by the coding sequence ATGCGTATCGCGATTCCCGACGATTACCAGGACTGCGTGCGCAGCCTGGACTGCTATGCCCGGCTGGCCGGCCACGACGTCACCGTCTTCCATGACAACGTGAAGGACATCGACGCGCTGGCCGAACGCTTCCGCGACGCCGAAGCCATCGTGCTGACGCGCGAGCGCACCCAGGTCGGCGAAGCGCTGCTGCGCCGCCTGCCTCGGCTGCGGCTGATCAGCCAGATCGGCAAGGTCGCGCCGCACATCGATGTGGCGGCGTGCACGGCGCATGGCGTGGCGGTGGCGGAAGGATCGGGCTCGGGCGCGGCCACGGCGGAACTGACCTGGGCGCTGATGCTGGCCAGCCGGCGGCACCTGGTGACCGAAGCGAACCGCCTGCGTGCGGGCAAGTGGCAGGGCACGCTGGGACAGGAGCTGCGGGGCCAACGCCTGGGCGTCTGGAGCTACGGCCGCATCGGCCGCCAGGTCGCGGGCTACGGCCGCGCCTTCGGCATGCGGGTCTGGGTCTGGGGCGGGCCCGATTCCACCCGCCAGGCACGCGAGGACGGCATCGAAGTGGCGCCCAGCCGCGAGGATTTCTTTGCGGACAGCGACGTCCTGACCCTGCACCTGCGGCTGGGCCCGGCCACCCAGGGCGTGATCGGCGCCGGCGACCTGGCCCACATGAAAACGACGGCGCTGATCGTCAACACCAGCCGCGCCGAACTGATCGCGCCCGGCGTCTTGGAGGCCGCCCTGCGCGCGGGCCGGCCAGGCTATGCGGCGGTCGATACCTTCGAATCCGAGCCCATACTCGGCGCGGACCACCCGCTGCTGGGCATGGACAACGCCTTGTGCACGCCACACCTGGGCTTCGTGGAAAAGGACAACTACGAAGCCTATTTCGGCACGGCGTTCGACAACATCAATGCATACTGCGCCGGCACGCCGACCCATCTGGTGAACCCGGACGTCCTGCGCATCCAGCGCTGA
- the thrC gene encoding threonine synthase encodes MKYVSTRGGMAPQNFSDILLEGLAPDGGLAVPEALPRLSAETLASWRGLPYADLAFEVLRLFADDIPADDLHRLTRAAYTEKVFGSEDIVPLRPLTDGMSLLGLSDGPTLAFKDMAMQFLGQVFEYVLTKRGTTLNILGATSGDTGSAAEYALRGKKGVAVFMLSPHGRMSSFQRAQMYSLQDANIHNIAVRGVFDDCQDIVKLLAADLEFKAACRLGAVNSINWARIAAQVVYYIHGWLRATTRADQQVSFAVPSGNFGNILAGHIARRMGLPVRRLVLATNENNVLEEFFRTGVYRPRSALHTYATSSPSMDISRASNFERFVYDLVGGDAPRVQALWRELAETGQFDLSAMRASFASQYGFVGGVSTHADRLATIRSTYDDSGMLIDPHTADGVKVARAYVEPGVPMLVLETALPAKFSDTIQEALGRPVPPPAGLADLESLPQRVQIMDCDAQAVKAYVKTHAVL; translated from the coding sequence ATGAAATACGTGTCCACGCGCGGCGGCATGGCGCCGCAGAACTTTTCGGACATCCTGCTCGAAGGCCTGGCGCCGGACGGCGGCCTGGCCGTCCCCGAAGCATTGCCGCGGCTGTCCGCCGAAACGCTGGCATCGTGGCGCGGCCTGCCTTATGCCGACCTGGCGTTCGAGGTGCTGCGCCTGTTCGCCGACGATATTCCGGCCGACGACCTGCATCGCCTCACGCGCGCCGCCTATACCGAAAAAGTGTTCGGCAGCGAGGACATCGTGCCGCTGCGGCCGCTGACGGACGGAATGAGCCTGCTGGGCCTGTCCGATGGCCCGACGCTGGCGTTCAAGGACATGGCCATGCAGTTCCTGGGCCAGGTCTTCGAGTACGTGCTGACCAAGCGCGGCACGACGCTGAACATCCTGGGCGCGACCTCCGGCGATACGGGCTCGGCGGCGGAATACGCGCTGCGCGGCAAGAAGGGCGTGGCGGTATTCATGCTGTCGCCGCATGGCCGGATGAGCTCTTTCCAGCGCGCGCAGATGTATTCGCTGCAGGACGCGAACATCCACAACATCGCCGTGCGCGGCGTATTCGACGATTGCCAGGACATCGTCAAGCTGCTGGCGGCGGACCTGGAGTTCAAGGCGGCCTGCCGGCTGGGCGCGGTCAACTCCATCAACTGGGCGCGCATCGCCGCCCAGGTGGTGTACTACATCCATGGCTGGCTGCGCGCCACGACGCGCGCCGACCAGCAGGTGTCGTTCGCGGTGCCCTCGGGCAATTTCGGCAACATCCTGGCCGGGCATATCGCCCGCCGCATGGGGCTGCCGGTGCGCCGGCTTGTGCTGGCCACCAACGAAAACAACGTGCTGGAGGAGTTCTTCCGCACGGGTGTCTACCGGCCGCGCTCCGCCTTGCATACCTATGCGACCTCCAGCCCCTCCATGGATATTTCACGGGCCTCGAACTTCGAGCGTTTCGTCTACGACCTGGTGGGCGGCGATGCCCCCAGGGTGCAGGCATTGTGGCGCGAGCTGGCCGAAACCGGGCAGTTCGATCTCTCAGCGATGCGGGCCTCGTTCGCCTCGCAGTATGGCTTTGTCGGCGGGGTCAGCACGCATGCCGACAGGCTGGCGACCATACGCTCCACCTATGACGACAGCGGGATGTTGATCGATCCGCACACGGCCGATGGCGTGAAGGTCGCGCGCGCCTACGTGGAACCGGGCGTGCCGATGCTGGTGCTGGAAACGGCGCTGCCGGCGAAGTTTTCCGACACCATCCAGGAAGCACTGGGCCGTCCGGTGCCGCCGCCGGCCGGGCTGGCCGACCTGGAGTCGCTGCCGCAGCGCGTGCAGATCATGGATTGCGACGCGCAAGCCGTGAAGGCCTACGTCAAGACGCACGCGGTGTTGTAG
- a CDS encoding homoserine dehydrogenase: protein MNPMKVGLLGLGVVGGGTFTVLSRNAEEIARRAGRRIEVSHIAVRDAAKAASRVGDAAVITTDPYEVVRNPNIEIVVELIGGDTLARELVLEAIAQGKHVVTANKALLAKHGNEIFAAASARGVMVAFEAAVAGGIPIIKAIREGLTANRIEWVAGIINGTTNFILSEMRTRGQPFAEVLAEAQRLGYAEADPTFDIEGIDAAHKLTLLASLAFGVPVQFDKAYVEGISALAQEDIAHAERLGYRIKLLGITRRRPDGIELRVHPALIPAERLLANVEGPMNAVLVRGDAVGPTLYYGQGAGEEPTASAVVADLVDVTRLHTADPGNRVPHLAFQPESMADTPILPIDKVSTSYYLRLRVDDQPGVLADIARILAEHRISIGSMIQQPSHIGGADIIFLTHEAVEGAINTAIGRIEGLPFVRSRVTRIRMESLS, encoded by the coding sequence ATGAACCCCATGAAGGTGGGCCTACTGGGCCTGGGCGTGGTGGGTGGCGGAACCTTCACGGTCCTGTCGCGCAACGCCGAAGAAATCGCACGGCGCGCGGGCCGTCGCATCGAAGTCAGCCACATCGCCGTGCGCGACGCCGCGAAGGCGGCCAGCCGCGTGGGCGACGCGGCGGTGATCACGACCGACCCGTACGAGGTCGTGCGCAATCCGAATATCGAGATTGTCGTCGAACTGATCGGCGGCGATACGCTGGCCCGTGAACTGGTGCTGGAAGCCATCGCCCAGGGCAAGCACGTGGTCACGGCGAACAAGGCGCTGCTGGCCAAGCATGGCAACGAGATTTTCGCGGCGGCATCGGCGCGCGGCGTGATGGTGGCCTTCGAGGCCGCGGTGGCCGGCGGCATTCCCATCATCAAGGCCATACGCGAGGGCCTGACCGCCAACCGTATCGAGTGGGTGGCCGGCATCATCAACGGCACCACCAACTTCATCCTGTCCGAAATGCGTACGCGCGGCCAGCCCTTCGCGGAAGTCCTGGCCGAAGCGCAGCGCCTGGGCTATGCCGAGGCCGATCCCACCTTCGATATCGAAGGCATCGACGCCGCGCACAAGCTGACGCTGCTGGCATCGCTGGCCTTCGGCGTGCCGGTACAGTTCGACAAGGCCTATGTGGAAGGGATTTCCGCGCTGGCGCAGGAAGACATCGCGCATGCCGAACGGCTGGGCTATCGCATCAAGCTGCTGGGCATTACGCGGCGCCGTCCCGACGGCATCGAACTGCGCGTGCATCCGGCGCTTATCCCGGCCGAGCGCTTGCTGGCCAACGTGGAAGGCCCGATGAATGCCGTGCTGGTGCGCGGCGATGCCGTGGGCCCGACGCTGTACTACGGCCAGGGCGCCGGCGAGGAGCCCACGGCGTCGGCCGTGGTGGCCGACCTGGTCGACGTGACGCGCCTGCACACCGCCGACCCGGGCAATCGCGTGCCGCATCTGGCTTTCCAGCCGGAGTCCATGGCCGATACGCCCATCCTGCCCATCGACAAGGTATCGACGTCCTATTACCTGCGATTGCGGGTGGACGACCAGCCCGGCGTGCTGGCGGACATCGCGCGCATCCTGGCGGAACACCGCATTTCCATCGGGTCCATGATCCAGCAGCCCTCGCACATCGGCGGCGCGGACATCATTTTCCTGACGCACGAAGCCGTGGAAGGTGCCATCAACACGGCGATCGGGCGCATCGAAGGGCTGCCCTTCGTGCGTTCGCGCGTCACCCGCATCCGCATGGAGTCCCTGTCATGA
- the alaC gene encoding alanine transaminase — protein MRNFSRIERLPPYVFNITAELKMAARRRGEDIIDMSMGNPDGATPRHIVDKLVEAANRPDTHGYSVSKGIPRLRKAISDWYQRRYAVEIDPDSEAIVTIGSKEGLAHLMLATLDRGDTVLVPNPSYPIHIYGAVIAGANIRSVRMTPGVDFFEELERAVRESIPKPKMMVLGFPSNPTAQCVDLGFFERVVALAKEHDILVVHDLAYADICFDGYVAPSIMQVPGARDVAVEFFTMSKSYNMAGWRIGFMVGNRELVHALARIKSYHDYGTFTPIQVASIAALDGPQDCVKQVVEQYRSRRDVLARGLHEAGWNVEIPKASMYIWAQIPEPYKAQGSLEFSKRLLADAKVAVSPGIGFGEYGDDYVRFALIENEQRTRQAVRGIKEMFRKDGLLK, from the coding sequence ATGAGGAACTTCTCGCGCATCGAGCGCCTGCCGCCTTACGTTTTCAATATCACGGCCGAATTGAAAATGGCGGCACGACGGCGCGGGGAGGACATCATCGACATGTCCATGGGCAACCCGGACGGTGCCACGCCACGCCATATCGTCGACAAGCTGGTCGAGGCCGCCAACCGGCCCGATACCCATGGCTATTCCGTCTCCAAGGGAATTCCGCGGCTGCGCAAGGCGATCTCCGACTGGTACCAGCGGCGCTATGCCGTCGAGATCGATCCGGACAGCGAAGCCATCGTCACCATCGGTTCCAAGGAAGGCCTGGCGCACCTGATGCTGGCCACCCTGGACCGCGGCGACACGGTGCTGGTGCCCAATCCCAGCTACCCCATCCATATCTATGGCGCCGTGATCGCCGGCGCCAACATTCGCTCGGTGCGGATGACGCCGGGGGTGGATTTCTTCGAGGAACTGGAGCGCGCGGTGCGCGAATCCATTCCCAAGCCCAAGATGATGGTGCTGGGCTTTCCCAGCAACCCCACCGCGCAGTGCGTGGACCTGGGCTTTTTCGAGCGCGTCGTGGCGCTGGCCAAGGAGCATGACATCCTGGTGGTGCACGACCTGGCCTATGCCGATATCTGCTTCGACGGTTATGTGGCGCCGTCCATCATGCAAGTGCCCGGCGCGCGCGACGTGGCGGTGGAATTCTTCACCATGAGCAAGAGCTACAACATGGCCGGCTGGCGTATCGGCTTCATGGTGGGCAATCGCGAACTGGTGCATGCGCTGGCGCGCATCAAGAGCTATCACGACTACGGCACTTTCACTCCCATCCAGGTGGCATCGATCGCCGCGCTGGACGGCCCGCAGGATTGTGTCAAGCAGGTGGTGGAACAATACCGCAGCCGGCGCGACGTGCTGGCCCGCGGCCTGCACGAGGCCGGCTGGAATGTGGAGATCCCCAAGGCCTCCATGTATATCTGGGCGCAGATTCCCGAGCCCTACAAGGCCCAGGGTTCGCTGGAGTTTTCCAAGCGGCTGCTGGCGGACGCCAAGGTGGCGGTTTCGCCGGGCATCGGTTTCGGCGAATACGGTGACGATTATGTGCGCTTCGCGCTCATCGAAAACGAACAGCGCACGCGCCAGGCCGTGCGCGGTATCAAGGAAATGTTCCGCAAGGACGGATTGCTGAAATGA
- a CDS encoding Mth938-like domain-containing protein: MKLHTEPASALNTVTAYGDGYIEVNQVRFSHAVAFGPEGAVAEWPVKAADQITSALLRQAAGLPEPVRDPLAFLDEPDTAPALPPNAPEVLLIGTGSRQRFLRPDVLRPLLAAGIGIETMDTQAAARTYNILMSEGRRVIVALIPTGESQ; the protein is encoded by the coding sequence TTGAAGCTGCATACTGAGCCTGCGTCGGCCCTGAATACCGTGACCGCATACGGTGACGGATATATCGAAGTCAACCAGGTACGTTTTTCCCACGCGGTCGCGTTCGGCCCGGAAGGCGCGGTCGCCGAATGGCCGGTCAAGGCGGCAGACCAGATCACTTCCGCACTATTGCGCCAGGCCGCCGGCCTGCCAGAACCGGTTCGCGATCCGCTCGCCTTCCTGGACGAGCCCGATACCGCGCCCGCCCTTCCCCCCAATGCTCCCGAAGTGCTGCTCATCGGCACGGGCAGCCGTCAGCGCTTCCTGCGCCCGGACGTGCTGCGCCCCCTGCTGGCAGCCGGTATCGGCATCGAAACCATGGACACCCAGGCGGCCGCGCGCACCTACAACATACTGATGTCGGAAGGCCGACGCGTCATCGTCGCGCTGATCCCCACCGGAGAATCCCAATAA